Part of the Candidatus Eremiobacteraceae bacterium genome is shown below.
CAGATCAAGAAGCGGATCGTGAAGGGATAGCGATAGATCTGTCCATTGCTCGCCTCGACCGCGGCGATGACCGGCAGCACGAGATCGACGAAGACCAGCAGCACGAGCAGCGGGATGCCGATGAGCACGAAGCACAAGAACAGCGCGACGATTCCGTAGATGGTCATCGAGATCTGGAAGTTCAGCGATTCCTTGCCCTGATCGTCGACGAGCGGGAACTGGTCCTTCTTCACCAGCCACACGATCAGCGGTCCGACGAGATGCCCGAACGGCACGCCGATGAAGGCGCAGAGGGACGAAAGGTGGCACAGCATGGCCCACGTGCGCGATTCGGCTTGGAGACGGTCCGGCAGCGGACGTTCGACCGGCATAGCCGGCGCGAGCTGCGGCTGGGTTGGTTCGTTCATCATGTCGCTCTACCTTAACCCTAGGTTCGACGGAAAGTTTCAACCGCCCGCGGCATAGCCGGCCTCGTCCCGGGCCCGCCCCGTGAAGAACGATGGTTGGAACAGCGCTTTGAAAACGATTGAACGCAGTGCCCGGCGGCGGTCGAGCGTGCCGAGCCCGTAGCCTATGGCCCGGCTGGCGTAATACTCGCTGCTCGCGGCCTTGCGCACGATGAGGTCGAGCAGCGTCGCGCTCTTGGCGAGGTTCTTGAGCAGCCGGCCCGATGAGAGATAGCCGCCAGCCTCCGCGCGCCACTCGATCTCGTGCGAGCGCAACGCAGCGCGCGAGCAGTCGCCGGCCGTGAGCGCCCGTTGCGCCGCCCGCGCCGCGCTGCGGCCCGAGACCAGTGCCGTGTATATGCCTTCACCGGTCAGCGGGTCCACCAGCGATGCGGCATCGCCTACCAGCATGGCGTTGGGGAACACGGTCGGGCGATGCGCGCTTGAGACCGGCAGCGGCCAGCCGATCGCGCGACCGGCTGGGCGCGCTGCGCGGCAGCGCTCGGCGACGCGCGGCGTGTGCGCGAGAAACTCGTCGAGCAGATCGCGCATCTTCTTCTTGGAACGCCGCAGCTCGCCAAGGAAAAGTCCGATGCCGATGTTGGCTAGCCCGTCGCCCGCCGGAAAGATCCATCCGTAGCCGGGCAGCGTGTGCCGATCGTAATAGTAGATCTCGAGCTTGTCGCTCAGACCCTGGACGCCTTCGTAGTAGCCGCGCAGCGCGTAACTTAGATGTGCGGGGGGATTCTCGGAGAGCCCTAGGGCTTTGGCGACCGCGGAGTGGGCGCCGTCCGCGCCGATGACGATCTTGCAATCGATCGTGCCCGCGCCGGAACGATCGGTATATT
Proteins encoded:
- a CDS encoding DUF4870 domain-containing protein, with amino-acid sequence MMNEPTQPQLAPAMPVERPLPDRLQAESRTWAMLCHLSSLCAFIGVPFGHLVGPLIVWLVKKDQFPLVDDQGKESLNFQISMTIYGIVALFLCFVLIGIPLLVLLVFVDLVLPVIAAVEASNGQIYRYPFTIRFLI
- a CDS encoding geranylgeranyl reductase family protein, which produces MAADVVVVGAGPGGSAAAHWLARAGVGVVMLERARFPRDKSCGDGVTAHAVDILADMGVRLEDFEGRCARTYGGLIGGPSGTTFCADPPPHDDGSKVECWVVPRVLLDERLARAAVSAGAALREECAFTGVTRRAGGLRVEYTDRSGAGTIDCKIVIGADGAHSAVAKALGLSENPPAHLSYALRGYYEGVQGLSDKLEIYYYDRHTLPGYGWIFPAGDGLANIGIGLFLGELRRSKKKMRDLLDEFLAHTPRVAERCRAARPAGRAIGWPLPVSSAHRPTVFPNAMLVGDAASLVDPLTGEGIYTALVSGRSAARAAQRALTAGDCSRAALRSHEIEWRAEAGGYLSSGRLLKNLAKSATLLDLIVRKAASSEYYASRAIGYGLGTLDRRRALRSIVFKALFQPSFFTGRARDEAGYAAGG